CAACAAATTCATCATACCTGCAAACAACGTCGGCGACATAATTCCCGACAACATTCAGATTCCCCTTTCTCAGCCACCAATTGCATAAAAAAAGAGGCTGTCTCAGAATCAAAACTGAGACAGCCTCACAACTATCAACAAACTTTCACAGGCGCCGAAAGAGAGCACTCCTATCATACGCCCTGTGTAATAGATGTTCGGATTTCACATGGATGCGATGCACGATCCCTCTGAAGTCATGCCGCACGTGATGCGGCATCCATAGTGATAAACAGGAAAAGATGGATCCCCGGGTCAAGCCCGAGGATGACTGGTTGTAAGGAGTCATGCCGCACTCGATGCGGCACCCACAGTTAATATCAGTATAAGATGGCAAAGAATCACTAACCCGAAAAATTCGTGTTAATTCGTGGACAGTTTTGTATTGCTATTTTTCTCTCCAGGCAAGAATATCACGTGCGTAGTCTTCGAAATCACTGATATGATTACGCGCTATGGTAAAAACAATGTGCCAGTTTATCGCCTCGTAATCATGCACGGCTACATTGCGAAACCCGACAGCTTTTTTCATTCGTTCTGCCACGCCCTCGCCGATAACACCAGCAGAGAACAATGCATCAAAAATTCCGCCCATCGTAGACGGAGGAGGACATTCAGTAGCAGTTACGAGATGTGCTCCGATATCGACACAAAGCTGGACCGCTCTGGTAAGATTCAGTGTCACAATATCCTGAGCATCCATGTCGATCAATAAAATCTCGACATCATCAGGACAACGCTCCTTGACCCGGCGAAGAGCTCTTCGCAGTGATTCCAGCTTTTGATCGATCAACAACCAATCCATTTTTTTCTTCTTTCATGCAAAATTCGCTGTTGATACGGAACAAAATCGGAGTTATTGAAAACATGTTTGCTTAGGAGGCGGGCAAAAACGGAATCAGCCCCAAGGATTCTCACTCCCCCGGATAAAATCTCACCAAGCAACGGCTCACCGGCACTGGACAAATCCACAAGATCTACCGAACGTCCTGTGACCGACGCAATCTGACCGATCAAATCCATCCTTTCAGAGACATCCAGGCTGTGGTTAGCAAGGAGAGCAATATCTATATCACTCTCAGAGCGAACGTCACCTTTTGCAAACGATCCGAAAACCACGGCACAGAGCACATCTCCTCTTTTCCCCAAAATATCCTTTATTTGCTTGATCTGAGTATCCATAACGTATCGCATTCATATGTAAACCCTTTTCCAATATACGGTAGTCCAGGATTTTGCACGAACGAAGAGAAAAAAGGAAACCATATCAATTCGGTTTCCGTAACTCAAAAACACAAAGAATGAAGATGGCTCCACGGGTCAAGCCAAAGCAAGTTATAAGCGAGAAGGCAAAAGGCAGGAGTGGATCCCCGGGTCAGGCCCGAGGATGACTGGGTGTAAGAAGCCATGCCACACTCGATGCGGCACCCACAGTTAATACCAGTATAAGATTTCAAAGAATCACTAACCCGATGAATTCGTGATAATTCGTGGACACATCACTCCTCTCTGCGAAAATCCATGGACTTCACGATCAACCATACATGGCGGCGTTTTGCTCCGTTACCATACGATAAAATACGGGTTCAGCAACTCCTCCTTGTTGTAACGCAATTCCTTCCCACTTTCTGCCTCGATCATACTCTTACCGGCAGCCTTCGCCACCGCATGCCCGGCTGCTGTATCCCACTCCATAGTCGGTCCGAAACGGGGATAAATATCGGCATCGCCTGCCGCTACCATGCAAATCTTCAGCGAACTGCCTCGCTGCACAATTTCAAGGTCTGGGTATTCGTCTTTTACCGAGTCGATAAATGCCACTGTAAGCTCATTCATGTGAGAACGGCTCCCGACAACCCTATACGCCCGCTCCTCGGTTTGCAGAGGCAAACGATAAGCGCTTTCCTCAAACTGCGCACCACTGCCGAACCAGTTGCTGATACCGCTGATATAATACCCCCCTTGCTCACTTGCCCCGTAAAACAGTTCGTCCAGAACAGGAACATACACTGCACCCAGCACCGGTACCCCCTCTTCGATCAGGGCGATATTCACGGTAAACTCGCCATTGCGTGAGATAAATTCTTTCGTACCGTCAAGAGGGTCTACCAGCCAGAACCGTTTCCATTTTTTCCGTTCATCATAGGTAATCGATCGTCCTTCTTCGCTCAAAACCGGCAGCCCGGAACTTTTCAGTTCATGCATAATAACTTCATGCGCTGCCCGGTCAGCTTTTGTCAGCGGCGAGTTGTCACCCTTCTTTTCAACCTCAAAATCCTCCGAGTCATACACGTCCATGATCACCCGGCCAGCCTCGATCGCCGCATTCACCGCCAATGCCAGTTCTTTATCTAAATGCATAGCAAAGATATCTAATTAAAACTACCCAAACATCTTAACCACTAATTACAATAATTTTGACGAATTATGAAGACAAGAATAATAGATCCAGCCGTATTTTGTAATAGAACAACCCTAAAATCTCCCGTATCGCGATTTCCACATTCTCGATTCCCCCTGCACTGGGAAGAAAATCAACCAACGTCTTTTCGCTGTAATAGCTCGTTCGAAAATCCACAGGAAAAGGTTGCACCTCCATACCGGTGCTCCTGAAAAGCATTGAGGCACGCTTCATATGAAATGCGCTCGTTACCAGCACAACCTCCGGCCGTTCAGTCCCGGCAAGCAGCTCTTTTACAGCTTTAGCTTCATCTGCCGTATTCCCAACCCTCCCTGTCACTCGAACAGCATCCCCGGAAATTCCAAGCCGTATCGCCCGTTCCGCCAGAATTTCCCCCTCAGGCCTGGCCTCAGGCGTCCAGGGTACTTTGGCACCCATGAATATCAACAATGGAGCTTTTCCAGCCAGAAACACTTCCAGTCCACCTTCGAACCGATCAGCTGCATCCCGCCATTCCCCATAATGAACACCGGGCACCTGCTCAACCATTCCCCCAAGCACAACAACAGCATCGGCCTGTTCAAGTGACTTGACCGCAACTCTTCGATCAACGCCCTCTACTTGCCGTATCAACCAGTCGCCCGTAACCGGCATACTGAATACCCAGAGCAAAGCCACCCCAATCCAGACTACAGCCCATTTTCTAAGCAGAGCTCCGATACCGACAATAACAATGGCCAACCCCAAGGGGAGAAAAAATACAGGAAGAATTTTGTGTAAAATCAGCATGTTCAATAAAATATTGAGCTACAGAAAAAACATTAAGCTCTTTTTTAAAAAGAAAATAAAACCTGATTTCCGCTAAAAATCCCGGCAAACCCTCTCTCGTGCAAAAAGTCTTTTGTGCAGAACCTTTTGTTTTTCGAAAAAAAACATGATTTTAGACACTAACTTATGATGGTTACCGTAAGTCTTCATTCCCATGTTTGACATTTATTACACTTCAGCCATTATCCTTTTCATGACCATCGCGCTGGTCAAGGAAATACAAAAACCCTCTCTGATCCTCATAACAACTTTGTTAGCCCTCCATCTCGGCGGCATCATCACCCTTAAAGAAGCTTTTTCAGGCTTCTCGAATCAGGGAATGCTGGCGGTCGGAGCGTTGTTTATCGTTGCTTATGCCTTGCAGAGCTCAACCGCGCTGGACTCTTCAATTGAAAAAATACTCGGGAAAAAAGCCGACAATACCATTTATTTTCGCTTCATGCTTCCCATCGCATGCGCTTCAGGCTTTCTCAACAACACCCCGCTGGTTGCATCGCTGCTTCCCGTCATAAAACGCTGGTGTAAAAAACACGGTCTCTCTGCATCCAAGTTCCTCATTCCTCTTTCCTACGCCACCATCATCGGAGGAACCTGTACTCTTATCGGAACAAGTACAAACCTTGTCGTGCACGGCATGATGCTCGATCACGGTCTGAACGGTTTTTCTTTTTTCGAACTGAGCAAAGCCGCACTGCCGCTGGCACTTGTCACCATCGCATACTTTGCCTTGATCGGACACCGGTTCCTGCCGGAAAGAAAAGACTCCTTATCGCAATTCACGGAATCCTTACGCGAGTTCGTCATAGAGGTCAGTGTGCAAAAGGATTATCCCTACCTGAGCAAAACAGTACATGATGCCAACCTGCGTCATCTGAAAGGCCTGTTCCTTTTTCAGATCATGAGAGAAAACAAGGAAATCACTCCTGTATCGCCAGATGAAAGAATACTTTTGGGAGACAAGCTGTTCTTTACCGGGCTCCCTGAAACAATCTACGATCTCCTGCACACCCCGGGCCTGCGCCTCATAGAAGACTCGGAATACGACATCAAAAACCTTGATTCTGACAAGCACGGCACCTTCGAAGCGGTGCTTTCAAACTCGTCGCCACTTATCGGTCAGACAGTCAAAGAGTGCAACTTCAGAACAAAATATGATGCGGTCATTTTAGGCATTCACCGCAATGGCCACCGGATCATCAAAAAAGTAGGAGATATCGAGTTAAAACCGAACGACACTCTTTTTATTCTCGCAAAAAGGGATTTCAGTCAGAAATGGTACGCATCCACCGACTTTTCATTGGTCAGCAACAGTATCAGCAGGTACTCCAAACCAAAAAAGCAGGGCAACCTTGCCCTGCTCCTGATGCTCGCAATGATCGGTTCAGTCACATTCGGCCTGACCTCATCGATGCTGCTTGCCGCCTCAATCACTGCAGGCATCATGATTTTCACAAACATCATCAGCGCAGGAGATGCACAAAAAGCCATCGACTTCGATGTCCTGTTGATCATTGCCTGCGCTTTCGGCATAGGAAAGGGCATTGAAAATTCAGGGGTTGCGGAACTGCTTGCAACCCACATGATCAATGCGGTATCACAATGGGGAATCATCGGTATTATTGCCAGCATCTTTTTCATAACCAGCATTTATACCGAAATCATCACCAACAACGCAGCAGCAGCCCTTATTTTTCCAATAGCACTTTCAATCGCCGAAAAAATGCAGATAGACCCGCTGCCGCTCATGGTAACCCTGGCTATAGCGGCATCCGCTTCTTTCGCAACCCCGATAGGCTACCAGACAAATCTGATGGTTTACAACCCAGGCGGGTACAAATTTTCCGACTTCCTGAAAACAGGAAGTATCATGAATCTGCTTTCAGGCATCATCGTCACCATCATGGTCTATCTGGTATACTTCAGAGGCATATGAGCGATACAACCGGACGAACCAACGCCCCTTCCTGCCGCTCTATTGATTTATGATCCCGTGTTCCTGCAGATAGTGAACCAAAACTCCGGCATCTATCATATCCCCATGCCGCTGCACAATTGTCACTTCAGGTTCGGCAGGCGGCTCGAACGGAAGATCCACGCCCGGTAAAAACTGCAATAACCCCTCTTCGACCTTCCGGTAAAGATCGGGCTCCTGTTCACGGCAAAGCTCCTTATCAGCATCTACATACACCAGATGGAACCTTTCCCGGCCAACAATTTCTGCAACCTGACGGCGAATATCCTCATCAGGAGAGATAAACGTACAAATGGTAATCAACCCTTGATCATTCAGCATGTGGCACAGGTGCGCTACCCTGCGCAAATGTTCAGCACGGTCAGGTGGAGAGTAATCCAGTTCACGGGAAAGACCTGAACGCACAACACTTCCGTCGATCACTACGGTAACCGCACCGCGGTCAAAGAGTTCTCGTTCGAGCTTGTATGCAAGATCATTTTTCCCTGAACCATGTAAGCCAGTAATCCAGACCGTGGCCCCTTTCTGCCTCAACCGCTCCTGCCTTTCAGCATCGCTGATCAGGCTCCGACCGGCAACTGCAGTAGTCGATGTCTCCGCACCTGTGATCCTGGAAGGCATGTTTTCCTCACTGACACGATCGATAATCATGCCGACAGCAACCGTATTGAATGAAACCGGATCGATCAATATGAACGATCCGGTCGACTTATTTTTTTGATAAGAATCAAAACAAAGCGGCTTGTTCGTGGTAAGCACCGTACGCCCGATATCATTCAACTCAAACGCATCACTGTCGGACTTGCTCAGCGTATTGACGTCGATTCTGTAACGAATCTTGTCGATGCGTGCCCTTGTTGTGCTTGAGGTATGCTTTATGAGATACTGTTTGTTCAATTCCATCGGCTGTTCACTCATCCATACCAGCATCGACTCGAAGTGCCGTTCAATTTTTGGCATATTGTCCGGATGAACCAGCATATCACCTCGAGAGATATCGACCTCATCCGCAAGTGTCAGTGCTACAGACATAGGGGGAAATGCTTCACCCAGCTCCCCGTCATAGGTCGTTATCGAAGTCACTGTACTTTTTTTCCGCGACGGAAGCACCATCAGTTCATCACCTTTCCGAACGATCCCCGAAGCAACTTTGGCAGCAAATCCCCGATATCCTTGAGAGGGCCGGAGAACGTATTGTACCGGATAGCGTAAATCGATAAAGTTCTGATCACTACCTACGTGGACGGTCTCGAGAAAATGCAGCATAGTTTTACCGTCGTACCATCCCATCCTTTCCGAATGCCCTACAACATTATCACCTTTCAACGCCGATATCGGAATACAGTGCACATCGGGAATATTGAGTCGGGTCACAAAGTCCTTGTAATCAGCACAGATCGCCTCAAATACCTCCTGACTGTAATCAACCAGGTCCATCTTGTTTACAGCCAGCACCACATGCTTGATGCCAAGCAATGAAGCCAGAAAAGTATGCCGCTTGGTCTGCGTGATGATACCCTTACGGGCATCAACCAGTATGATCGACAAGTTGGCCGTAGAGGCCCCCGTCACCATATTCCTTGTATACTGCTCATGCCCCGGGGTATCGGCAATGATAAACTTTCTCTTATTGGTCGAAAAATACCGGTAAGCAACATCGATGGTGATTCCCTGCTCACGCTCCGCTTTCAATCCATCCAGCAGAAGCGCGTAATCCGTATCATTTTCGGCATGTCCTTCACGGGCGTTATCTCTCTCCAGGGCAACCAGCTGATCCTCATAAATCTTTTTCGAATCAAAAAGCAGCCGGCCGATCAAGGTCGACTTCCCATCATCGACCGACCCGGCAGTCAAAAACCGTAGAAGATCCTTATCCTGATCCCGATCCAAAAATTCAACTATCTCATCTGTAACTGTCTTACCCTCACTATTGTTGTGCATTGGTGAAAATGATTAATACTTTTAAAATTTAATACAATAACGTCATACCGGAACCTAAAAGTAACCCTCCCGCTTTTTTTGCTCCATCGATGCCTCCTGATCGAAATCAATGACCCTTGTGGTCCGTTCCGATTTGGTTGTCGTCATCATCTCCTGCACGATCTCTTCGATCGTCACGGCATCCGACTCGACTGCACCGGTCAGCGGATAACACCCGAGCGTCCTGAAACGCACCATCCGCATCTCCGCTCTGTTTCTCAACTCTTCCGGCATCCTGTCATCATCAACCATGATAAGGTTACCGTCGAGATCCACTATAGGGCGTTTTTTCGCATAATAAAGTGGCACAATCGGAATATCCTCGAGCCTGATATACTCCCAAACATCCAGCTCGGTCCAGTTGGAAAGGGGAAAGACACGAATCGACTCACCTTTGTGAACTTTGGTGTTGTATACATCCCAAAGCTCTGGCCTCTGGTTTTTGGGATCCCACTGATGAAACGTATCACGGAACGAGAAAACCCTCTCTTTCGCTCGTGACTTTTCTTCATCACGCCGGGCGCCGCCAAAAGCTGCATCGAACTTGTATTTATTCAATGCCTGCAGCAAAGCCTGGGTTTTCATCAGATCGGTGTGCACCTGCGATCCATGCGAAAAAGGCCCGACCCCCTCATGAAAGGCTTCCATATTGGAGTGTACGATGAGTTCCCAATTATTCTTTTTGGCATAGTTATCCCGGAACTCGACCATCTCGCGAAACTTCCATTTGGAATCAATGTGCAGCAATGGAAAAGGAACCTTACCGGGATAAAACGCTTTTTCGGCAAGCCGTACCATTACAGAAGAATCTTTTCCAATGGAATACATCATTACTGGATTTTCGAATTCTGCTGCAACTTCACGAATAATATGAATCGATTCGGCTTCAAGTTGTTTTAAGTGGGAAATCTGATATGAATTCATGGAGATTAAATCAATTTAATATGGCCAAATACTTCCACCCGCTTTCCAAGTTTCTAAACCTTGATCCTCGGCATGACAAAATCAATCACCTGTTTTACGCATTCTTCAATACTTCTTCCGTCGGTCCGAACATGGATATCCGGCTTCTCGGGTGCATCATACGGAGCGCTGATACCAGTGAAGTTGGGAATTTGACCCGCTCTTGCCTTTTTATACATTCCCTTCACATCCCGTTCTTCGCACACTTCAAGCGGTGCATCGACAAATACTTCAAGGAAATCTTCCGGCCCGATAATATCCCTTGCCATATCACGCATTTCCTGGGAAGGACTGATAAAACTGTTCATCGTCACCACTCCGCATTGCACAAACAGTTTCGTCACTTCAGCTATCCGCCTGATATTCTCGCGACGGTCTTCCTCTCCAAAACCAAGGTTGTTATTGATGCCGGTCCGGATATTGTCGCCATCGAGTACCTGTGTCAGGAACCCTTGTGCAGCCAGTTCCTTCTCTGCATGACGAGCCAATGTCGTTTTTCCCGACCCGGACAACCCGGTCAGCCACAAGGTACAACCACGTTGTCCGAGCATCCTCTCTTTGTCTGCCCGGTTCAAAATCTGATCAAATACCGGATGTATATGTTCCATATCAAAAATAGTTAGAGTTATAAAAAACCTGGCAGTGACACAGCTGAACCGCCAGCTTAAACGTTTGAAACTCGAAAATAAAATCGCTATTTAACTGTTAAGAAACCTTTGGATAACAGCAATTGCAAAGCTTAATGCAAAGAAAAGAGGTATTACAAATTCTCAGCGAGAATAAAAAGGACCTGACTGAGAGATACGGTTTAAAAAAAATGGGCATTTTCGGTTCTGTCGCTAAAAATACTGCCACTTCAGATAGCGACATTGATATCGTTGTAGAAATGGCCCCAGATATACTCCTAAGAGCTGAGCTTAAACAGGAGCTGGAACGCTTACTGGGATATAAAGTAGACCTTGTTCGATACTGGAAAAGGATGAATCACTATCTAAAGCAACACATCGATAAGGAGGCACTGTATGTATGAGCAAATTGTCAAAAATATCCAATCAAGACTTACTTGATTAACACCAAGCCTTAAAAGATATGATCAAGAATCTGGGCGATTCCTAAACATTTTTCCGCGTAGTCCATTCCACTTGTATTACTCCTTTCGGGACCCAGCCTCTCAAAATCACGACATTAATCACCGTACATCTCTTCATAATACCGTTGATATTCACCTGAGGTCACATGATCGAGCCACTCCTGGTTGTCGAGGTACCAGTCGACGGTCTTTTCAAGCCCTTCTTCGAACTGGAGTGAAGGAAGCCAGCCAAGTTCTTTCTGGAGCTTTGATGAATCGATGGCATAACGAAAATCATGACCCGCACGGTCGGTCACATAGGAGATCAGCTTTTCCGATTCTCCTTCAACCCGCCCGAGTTTCCGGTCCATAATACGACAAAGCAGTCTTATGAGATCGATATTCTTCCATTCGTTCCGTCCACCGATGTTATAGGTTTCACCCGGCTCTCCGTTATGATATATCACATCGATCGCCTGGGCATGATCAACCACCCAGAGCCAGTCCCTCACATTCTCCCCTTTCCCGTAAACCGGTAGCGGTTTGTTGTTTCGAATGTTGTTGATAAACAAGGGAATCAGCTTTTCAGGAAACTGATAAGGCCCATAGTTGTTAGAACAGTTGCTGATCACTGCCGGCATTCCATAAGTATCATGGTATGCCCTGACAAAGTGGTCCGAAGAGGCTTTGGATGCCGAGTACGGACTGTGAGGATCATAGGATGTCGTCTCGGTGAATGCACCATCCTTACCCAACGCACCATAGACCTCATCAGTCGATACATGGTAAAACAGCTTGCCACTGAAATCCTCTTTCCAGACAGCTCGAGCGGCATTGAGCAAATTCACCGTTCCCAGCACATTGGTCATGACAAACTCGGTGGGGCTTACAATCGAACGGTCAACATGCGACTCGGCGGCAAGATGAATCACCCCGTCGAAGTCCTCTTTTTCAAACAGCTCGAGCATGGCTGCACTATCTGTAATATCCGCCCTGACAAACCGGTAGTTCTGACTATCCTCAACATCCCGAAGGTTCTCCAGGTTGCCCGCATAGGTCAGTTTATCAAGATTGGTAATGGCATACTGGGGGTAGGCTGCCACAAAATGCCGCACGACGTGCGACCCGATAAATCCAGCGCCGCCAGTTATTAAAATGTGCATGGTAGTTACAGTCAAAATTCAAGTGTAGGGTCCACGAATTACACTAATTTTCACGAATTAAGAAAACAAGAAACAGAGGCTTTATCACCTCGAAAAACAGGTGTTCGGATTTCACAGGGATGCTGCATCAATCCAGAGATATTTAGGCTGAGAATGATAGTGGATCTCCGTGTCAAACACGAAGATGACTAAAGAGAAAAAAACCATGTGGGCACCCTATAACGACAATTACGACCCAAAAACAGGCTTGAGAATTACCTATTGCAAATTTCGTGATTTGATTATCTGGCGAAAGCCAGAAAAACAAATCACCAATTCGTGTTAATTAGTGCCAATTCGTGGACAATATACTTCTTCTATTCCCCATTCCCCATTCCCTACTCACCTATCCTCCTACTACCTGCTCACCCATTCCCCATTTTCCAGCGCTATGCGCTATTCCGAGGATA
This is a stretch of genomic DNA from Prosthecochloris marina. It encodes these proteins:
- the hepT gene encoding type VII toxin-antitoxin system HepT family RNase toxin, which translates into the protein MDWLLIDQKLESLRRALRRVKERCPDDVEILLIDMDAQDIVTLNLTRAVQLCVDIGAHLVTATECPPPSTMGGIFDALFSAGVIGEGVAERMKKAVGFRNVAVHDYEAINWHIVFTIARNHISDFEDYARDILAWREK
- the mntA gene encoding type VII toxin-antitoxin system MntA family adenylyltransferase antitoxin, with the protein product MDTQIKQIKDILGKRGDVLCAVVFGSFAKGDVRSESDIDIALLANHSLDVSERMDLIGQIASVTGRSVDLVDLSSAGEPLLGEILSGGVRILGADSVFARLLSKHVFNNSDFVPYQQRILHERRKKWIGC
- the cysQ gene encoding 3'(2'),5'-bisphosphate nucleotidase CysQ, encoding MHLDKELALAVNAAIEAGRVIMDVYDSEDFEVEKKGDNSPLTKADRAAHEVIMHELKSSGLPVLSEEGRSITYDERKKWKRFWLVDPLDGTKEFISRNGEFTVNIALIEEGVPVLGAVYVPVLDELFYGASEQGGYYISGISNWFGSGAQFEESAYRLPLQTEERAYRVVGSRSHMNELTVAFIDSVKDEYPDLEIVQRGSSLKICMVAAGDADIYPRFGPTMEWDTAAGHAVAKAAGKSMIEAESGKELRYNKEELLNPYFIVW
- a CDS encoding YdcF family protein; this translates as MLILHKILPVFFLPLGLAIVIVGIGALLRKWAVVWIGVALLWVFSMPVTGDWLIRQVEGVDRRVAVKSLEQADAVVVLGGMVEQVPGVHYGEWRDAADRFEGGLEVFLAGKAPLLIFMGAKVPWTPEARPEGEILAERAIRLGISGDAVRVTGRVGNTADEAKAVKELLAGTERPEVVLVTSAFHMKRASMLFRSTGMEVQPFPVDFRTSYYSEKTLVDFLPSAGGIENVEIAIREILGLFYYKIRLDLLFLSS
- a CDS encoding SLC13 family permease, coding for MFDIYYTSAIILFMTIALVKEIQKPSLILITTLLALHLGGIITLKEAFSGFSNQGMLAVGALFIVAYALQSSTALDSSIEKILGKKADNTIYFRFMLPIACASGFLNNTPLVASLLPVIKRWCKKHGLSASKFLIPLSYATIIGGTCTLIGTSTNLVVHGMMLDHGLNGFSFFELSKAALPLALVTIAYFALIGHRFLPERKDSLSQFTESLREFVIEVSVQKDYPYLSKTVHDANLRHLKGLFLFQIMRENKEITPVSPDERILLGDKLFFTGLPETIYDLLHTPGLRLIEDSEYDIKNLDSDKHGTFEAVLSNSSPLIGQTVKECNFRTKYDAVILGIHRNGHRIIKKVGDIELKPNDTLFILAKRDFSQKWYASTDFSLVSNSISRYSKPKKQGNLALLLMLAMIGSVTFGLTSSMLLAASITAGIMIFTNIISAGDAQKAIDFDVLLIIACAFGIGKGIENSGVAELLATHMINAVSQWGIIGIIASIFFITSIYTEIITNNAAAALIFPIALSIAEKMQIDPLPLMVTLAIAASASFATPIGYQTNLMVYNPGGYKFSDFLKTGSIMNLLSGIIVTIMVYLVYFRGI
- the cysN gene encoding sulfate adenylyltransferase subunit CysN — encoded protein: MHNNSEGKTVTDEIVEFLDRDQDKDLLRFLTAGSVDDGKSTLIGRLLFDSKKIYEDQLVALERDNAREGHAENDTDYALLLDGLKAEREQGITIDVAYRYFSTNKRKFIIADTPGHEQYTRNMVTGASTANLSIILVDARKGIITQTKRHTFLASLLGIKHVVLAVNKMDLVDYSQEVFEAICADYKDFVTRLNIPDVHCIPISALKGDNVVGHSERMGWYDGKTMLHFLETVHVGSDQNFIDLRYPVQYVLRPSQGYRGFAAKVASGIVRKGDELMVLPSRKKSTVTSITTYDGELGEAFPPMSVALTLADEVDISRGDMLVHPDNMPKIERHFESMLVWMSEQPMELNKQYLIKHTSSTTRARIDKIRYRIDVNTLSKSDSDAFELNDIGRTVLTTNKPLCFDSYQKNKSTGSFILIDPVSFNTVAVGMIIDRVSEENMPSRITGAETSTTAVAGRSLISDAERQERLRQKGATVWITGLHGSGKNDLAYKLERELFDRGAVTVVIDGSVVRSGLSRELDYSPPDRAEHLRRVAHLCHMLNDQGLITICTFISPDEDIRRQVAEIVGRERFHLVYVDADKELCREQEPDLYRKVEEGLLQFLPGVDLPFEPPAEPEVTIVQRHGDMIDAGVLVHYLQEHGIINQ
- the cysD gene encoding sulfate adenylyltransferase subunit CysD, coding for MNSYQISHLKQLEAESIHIIREVAAEFENPVMMYSIGKDSSVMVRLAEKAFYPGKVPFPLLHIDSKWKFREMVEFRDNYAKKNNWELIVHSNMEAFHEGVGPFSHGSQVHTDLMKTQALLQALNKYKFDAAFGGARRDEEKSRAKERVFSFRDTFHQWDPKNQRPELWDVYNTKVHKGESIRVFPLSNWTELDVWEYIRLEDIPIVPLYYAKKRPIVDLDGNLIMVDDDRMPEELRNRAEMRMVRFRTLGCYPLTGAVESDAVTIEEIVQEMMTTTKSERTTRVIDFDQEASMEQKKREGYF
- the cysC gene encoding adenylyl-sulfate kinase, translated to MEHIHPVFDQILNRADKERMLGQRGCTLWLTGLSGSGKTTLARHAEKELAAQGFLTQVLDGDNIRTGINNNLGFGEEDRRENIRRIAEVTKLFVQCGVVTMNSFISPSQEMRDMARDIIGPEDFLEVFVDAPLEVCEERDVKGMYKKARAGQIPNFTGISAPYDAPEKPDIHVRTDGRSIEECVKQVIDFVMPRIKV
- a CDS encoding nucleotidyltransferase family protein — its product is MQRKEVLQILSENKKDLTERYGLKKMGIFGSVAKNTATSDSDIDIVVEMAPDILLRAELKQELERLLGYKVDLVRYWKRMNHYLKQHIDKEALYV
- the rfbB gene encoding dTDP-glucose 4,6-dehydratase, with amino-acid sequence MHILITGGAGFIGSHVVRHFVAAYPQYAITNLDKLTYAGNLENLRDVEDSQNYRFVRADITDSAAMLELFEKEDFDGVIHLAAESHVDRSIVSPTEFVMTNVLGTVNLLNAARAVWKEDFSGKLFYHVSTDEVYGALGKDGAFTETTSYDPHSPYSASKASSDHFVRAYHDTYGMPAVISNCSNNYGPYQFPEKLIPLFINNIRNNKPLPVYGKGENVRDWLWVVDHAQAIDVIYHNGEPGETYNIGGRNEWKNIDLIRLLCRIMDRKLGRVEGESEKLISYVTDRAGHDFRYAIDSSKLQKELGWLPSLQFEEGLEKTVDWYLDNQEWLDHVTSGEYQRYYEEMYGD